A stretch of Procambarus clarkii isolate CNS0578487 chromosome 20, FALCON_Pclarkii_2.0, whole genome shotgun sequence DNA encodes these proteins:
- the LOC138366694 gene encoding zinc finger protein 708-like, with product MNTRQCPECGKVFTHLRSIRRHMVLHSGVKPHACPECGKVFVRLGDMKTHMLVHSSDKPHECPECGKRFRRLGQVKAHMVVHSGDKPHECLECGKRFSMPASMRRHLLVHSGDKPHECPECGKRFSRLGNVKIHMLVHSGDKPHECPECGKRFSMHTHLTRHILVHSGDKPHECPECGKRFSQLDSMKRHRMVHTDEKRFECAECGRKFRQRGAIILHMVVHFSDEPHECLECGKRFRRRGYMKHHMLVHS from the coding sequence ATGAACACTCGCCAAtgcccagagtgtgggaaggtattcactcATCTTAGAAGTATAAGGAGGCACATGGTGTTGCATTCAGGTGTGAAACCTCAtgcgtgtccagagtgtgggaaggtattcgtTCGTCTAggagatatgaagactcacatgttagtgcattcgagtgacaaacctcatgaatgtccagagtgtgggaagagatttagaCGTCTTGGACAAGTGAAGGCTCACAtggtagtgcattcaggtgataaacctcatgagtgtctagagtgtgggaagagattcagtatgCCTGCAAGTATGCGGAGGCACCTTTTAGTGCATTCGGGagataaacctcatgaatgtccagagtgtgggaagagattcagtcgtcttggaaatgTGAAgattcacatgttagtgcattcaggtgacaagcctcatgagtgtccagagtgtggaaagagattcagtaTGCATACACATTTAACGAGGCACATATTAGTGCATTCGGgagataaacctcatgagtgtccagagtgtgggaaaagattcagtcagctTGACAGTATGAAGagacacaggatggtgcataccgATGAAAAACGTtttgaatgtgccgagtgtggtagAAAATTTAGACAACGTGGAGCTATAATACTTCACATGGTAGTACATTTTAGtgatgaacctcatgagtgtttagagtgtgggaagagattcagacgTCGTGGATACATGAAGCATCATATGTTGGTACATTCATGA